In Leptospira perdikensis, a single genomic region encodes these proteins:
- the rpsT gene encoding 30S ribosomal protein S20 — translation MANLKSSKKDIRRTARRKERNGEDRTELRTYARLLIKAIKAGDKTEALTVFSKLASKLDRAAKTKLIHKKNADRKKSRMALRINSIETKAA, via the coding sequence TTGGCTAATTTAAAATCATCTAAAAAAGACATTCGTAGAACCGCTCGTAGAAAAGAGCGAAATGGTGAGGATCGCACTGAATTGCGTACTTACGCTCGTCTTCTCATCAAAGCAATCAAAGCTGGAGACAAAACAGAAGCTCTTACAGTATTCTCTAAACTTGCTTCCAAGTTGGACAGAGCTGCAAAAACTAAACTCATTCATAAGAAAAATGCGGATCGTAAAAAATCACGTATGGCACTTCGAATCAACTCCATCGAAACAAAAGCCGCCTAA
- the glmM gene encoding phosphoglucosamine mutase translates to MRFTKEYDLSSLMISISGVRGKIGLGFGLEEALAFSKSFASMMNGGTAVIGRDSRPSGPYLESLLTSALLASGNSVLTLGLVPTPTTKAVVNLSKANGGIMISASHNPMDWNAFKFISKKGFFFSAEENKKLLSIIQNGSYPKEQISPKGYIDSGEDYIDLHLSSVLKRVNVAKIKKKKFTVFVDAVGGAGSYVVPKFLQMLGCKVVAHNCNPDGTFPRPPEPTAAALKSVEPYFKKSKADIGFALDPDADRLVLFSPKRGAVSEEYTLPLALMNVLSTAKKKAKVVVNLSTSFLNEEVGSRFGAEVIRSKVGEANVVEEMLKTKAVFGGEGNGGVIDPTIPSFGRDTLSGIAHILNLMAETGKSADALLDELPSLYMDKQSFPLATGMSLESLYEKFKSEFSPKVISEKDGLWMYVSDSWIHIRPSNTEPIFRVITETKSKSDLETTLKRVKQCVES, encoded by the coding sequence ATGCGATTTACGAAAGAGTATGATCTGTCCTCCCTGATGATTTCTATCTCCGGTGTCCGGGGAAAAATTGGGTTAGGATTTGGCCTGGAAGAGGCATTGGCATTTTCAAAATCATTTGCTTCTATGATGAATGGCGGGACGGCAGTGATTGGGCGGGATTCAAGACCAAGTGGGCCTTACTTAGAATCACTTCTCACCTCGGCATTGTTAGCTTCTGGAAATTCTGTTTTAACATTGGGTTTGGTTCCTACTCCCACTACCAAAGCGGTTGTCAATCTTTCGAAAGCCAATGGCGGAATTATGATCTCTGCCTCACACAATCCTATGGATTGGAATGCATTTAAATTCATTTCTAAAAAAGGTTTTTTCTTTTCGGCAGAGGAAAACAAAAAACTTCTTTCGATCATTCAAAATGGATCTTATCCGAAAGAACAAATTTCACCTAAAGGATATATTGATTCCGGTGAAGATTACATTGACCTTCATTTATCTTCTGTTTTGAAACGAGTGAATGTAGCCAAAATCAAAAAGAAAAAATTTACTGTTTTTGTTGATGCGGTAGGTGGGGCAGGTTCCTACGTTGTGCCAAAGTTTTTACAGATGTTAGGTTGTAAGGTTGTGGCACATAATTGTAACCCGGATGGAACTTTCCCAAGACCTCCAGAACCTACTGCGGCCGCTTTAAAATCAGTGGAACCATATTTTAAAAAATCCAAAGCAGACATTGGTTTTGCTCTGGATCCTGATGCGGATAGACTCGTTTTATTTTCTCCCAAACGTGGTGCAGTTTCTGAGGAATACACTTTGCCATTGGCACTCATGAATGTTCTCTCTACAGCAAAGAAAAAAGCCAAGGTCGTTGTGAACTTATCTACTTCCTTTTTAAACGAAGAGGTTGGATCACGATTTGGTGCCGAAGTCATTCGCAGCAAAGTGGGTGAAGCAAACGTAGTAGAAGAAATGTTGAAAACCAAAGCTGTGTTTGGTGGTGAGGGGAACGGTGGTGTGATTGATCCAACCATCCCTTCTTTTGGTAGGGACACTTTGTCCGGAATTGCACATATCCTGAATCTTATGGCAGAAACTGGTAAATCAGCGGATGCTCTTTTGGACGAACTGCCGTCACTTTATATGGACAAACAATCCTTTCCTTTGGCAACGGGAATGTCTTTAGAAAGTCTTTATGAAAAATTTAAGTCAGAGTTTTCTCCGAAAGTCATTTCAGAGAAAGACGGACTTTGGATGTATGTATCCGATTCTTGGATCCATATACGTCCTTCCAATACAGAACCAATCTTTCGTGTCATTACTGAAACTAAATCCAAATCAGATTTGGAAACTACCTTAAAGAGGGT